The nucleotide window ATGAAATTTTACCCATATATAAAAACAAAGGAGAGTTATCTACCACCATTGAAAGAAGGAGATAAACTGAATGTTTTGAATTCTGAAATTTTAGATAAAGAGACTAAACCACCAGCAAGATATACCCAAAGTGGATTAATAAATAAAATGGAAAAATTAAATTTGGGTACAAAATCAACGAGACATACCATAATTCAAAATCTCTATAATAGAGGTTATATTCACAACAATCCAATAATTACCACAAAAACCGGAATAGTGGTTGCTGATGTTTTAAAAAATCATGCTAAAAAAATATCCTCGTCAGAGATGACCTCTGACCTGGAAAATGATATGGATAGAATTGCTTCTGGTAAAGAAAGTAAGGAAAAGGTTGTAAAAAAGTCAAAACAATTATTAAATGATATATTAATACAACTAACTGATTCAAAAAATGAGATTGGTGAAAAGATAAGAACAGGTGTTTATGAGGATAAGAGGATCGCGAAGTGTCCAAAGTGTGGCAAAGATTTAATAATAATAAAAAGTAGGATGACAAAAAAAAGGTTCGTTGGTTGTTCAAATTATCCAGATTGTTCTCAAGCTTATCCAATTCCCCAGAAAGGTAAAATATCTTCTACGGGAGAGATTTGTAAGTATTGTAATACAACTGTAATTAAGATAGTAATGAGAAGAAGAAAGCCCTGGAACTTATGTCTAAATCCAGATTGCCCATCAAAAAAAGATAAGAGTAGTAAAAAATATCCAAAACAGAAATTAAAAGGCAAAACAAAAAAGGAACTGGAAATTTTTGGAAAATGTCCAAATTGTAAAAATGACTTGGTATTAAGAACAGCTAGAAAATCTAAAAAAATATTTTTAGGTTGTTCAAATTATCCAAAATGTAAGACAACATTTTCAATACCACAATCTAGGGAAGTAAAACCTAATGAAAAGTTATGTGATGTGTGTGGATTTTCTCAGATTGAGATCATGTTAGAAGATAAAATACCAAAAATTTTGTGTATAAACAGATCATGTTCCACAAATAAATAGAATTTTTTTGGTATATAATTTTTATAATCACCTTCCTCTCCCTTGATGGGAGAGGGTAAGGGAGAGGGTGTAAATTTGATAATTTAAATATTTTCCCCTCCCCTAAAATCCCCTCCCACAAAGGGAGGGGAGTACATATGTAGATAACTACACTTTTTTTAGTAATAGTTTAAATTTTTTAAAAAAATAATTTTAATAAGGAGGCAAAGAATATGGAACTAAAGAAGATTAAAGAATTAATAACATCAAATAGAATATTATTGGGACCAGGTCCAAGTAATTATGACCCTCGTGTAATGAAGGCAATGACATCTCCTTTGATTAGTCATTTAGATCCAGAAATTTACCTGATACTTGATGAGACTGTAGAGTTATTAAAATATTTATTTAAGACAAAAAATGAAGTAACTCTACCCATGTCAGGGACGGGAACAGCAGGAGGAGAGACTGCATTCACAAATGTAATTGAACAGGGTGACAAGGCAATAGTTTGTTTAAATGGTTTCTTTTCAGAAAGAAATATAGAAATGATAGAAAGATGTGGAGGGGAAGTAATAAGAATTGATGCAGAGTGGGGTAAACCAATAGATATTGAAGAAGTAGAAAAAACATTAAGGGAAAATCCTGATGTAAAGGTTTTATCAATGACACATGGAGAGACCTCAACTGGTGTTTTAACTCCACTTGAGGAAGTAGGGAAATTTTGTAGCCAAACTCCAACTCTATTTGTAGTAGATGCTGTACCAACATTGGGAGGAATGGATGTTGATGTGGATGGTTGGAATATAGATATATGTTATAGTGGAACCCAAAAATGTTTAAGTGCTCCACCAGCAATGGCTCCAATTACTTTTAGTCAGAAAGCAATAGATGTAATAAAGAATAGAAAAACTAAAATACAAACTCTATATCTTGATGCAATTGAATTGATGAGACATTGGGGTAAAGAAAGAAAATATCACCATACACTTCCAATTGTTATGATCTATGCTCTAAGGGAAGCATTGAGAATAATTTATGAAGAAGGGCTTGAGGAGAGATTTAAAAGACATAAGGAAATAAGTCAACTACTTAAGGTTCATTTAACAGAGATGGGATTTAAGCTATTTGCTCAGGAAGGTTATAGACTTCCAATGCTAACATCAGCTGAAATTCCCGAGGGACTCAACGAAAAGGTAATAATAACTAAATTACTTAATGAATATAATATAGAAATTGGTGGAGGTTTCGGTAAATTAGCAGGTAAACTGCTGAGAATAGGGTTGATGGGATATTCATGCTCAAAGAAAAATGTTTACTATCTGATATCTGCCCTTAAGGAGATAATGTCTTAAAATTGAATTTAACTTCAAAAATATCCAAGAAAGCATTAATTAGAAAGGAGTTTGTATGAAGCCAAAGGTTTTTGTTACCAGAAAATTACCGGAGAAGGCTCTTGAAATGATAAGAGCAGAATGTGATATGGAGATAAATCCTCACGATAGAGTATTAACTAAGGAAGAATTAATCAGTGGTATAAGTGACAAAGATGGTATGCTCTGCCTTCTAACAGATGAAATAGATGAAGAGGTTATTGATAGTGGAAGGAATTTAAGAATAATTGCAAATTATGCTGTTGGTTATAATAATATAGATGTTAGCGCAGCAACTAAAAGGAAAATTCCAGTAACAAACACTCCTGGAGTCTTAACAGATACAACTGCAGATATGGCATGGGCTCTAATTTTTGCTATTGCAAGAAGGGTTGTTGAAGCTGATAAATTTACAAGAGAGGGTATGTATAAAGGTTGGGGACCAATGATGTTTTTGGGTGGAGATATATATAGAAAGACTTTAGGAATAGTTGGTTTAGGAAGAATAGGAAAATCAGTAGCCAAGAGAGCTAAAGGGTTTGATATGAGAGTTTTATATTTTGACGCTTTTAGAGCAGATGAGAAAGTTGAGAAAGAACTTAGCATTAAATATGTTAGTTTAGAAGAGCTCCTAAAAGAGTCAGATTTTGTCTCAATTCATGTCCCCTTGCTCCCCTCGACTCACCATTTAATAGGTGAAAAAGAACTTTTAATGATGAAAAAAACAGCATATCTGATAAATAATTCTAGGGGTCCCGTAATTGATGAAGAAGCGTTAGTAAAAGCATTGAGGGATAAGGAAATAGCAGGAGCAGCATTAGATGTTTTTGAAAATGAACCAGAAATTTCTCCTGGTTTAGCTGATTTAGAGAATGTAGTACTCACTCCACATATTTCAAGTGCATCTATTGAGACAAGAACTAAAATGGCAGTAATAGCTGCTGAAAATTTATTAGCTGGATTAAAAGGCATTAGACCCCCAAATATTGTTAATCCAGAAGTTTTAGAACAATAAGAAGAAAATATGAGAGGACTATTTATCACATTAGAAGGAATAGATGGATCAGGAAAAGATACTCAGGCTAAGATGTTAGCAAAGTATTTAGAAAAAAAAGGCTACTCAGTTCTTATAACCAGAGAACCTGGAGGAACTTCAGTTGGTGAAAAGATTAGAGAGATACTTCTTAGCTCGGAGATCGGGAAAGTTGACTCAAGAGCTGAGGTATTATTATTTGCAGCAAGTAGAGCTCAGATAGTTTCAAATGTTATAAAACCTGCATTAAAAGAAGGGAAAATTGTAATTAGCAATAGATATGTCGATTCTTCATATACATATCAAGGGATAGCTCGAGAAATGGG belongs to Actinomycetota bacterium and includes:
- a CDS encoding alanine--glyoxylate aminotransferase family protein, which translates into the protein MELKKIKELITSNRILLGPGPSNYDPRVMKAMTSPLISHLDPEIYLILDETVELLKYLFKTKNEVTLPMSGTGTAGGETAFTNVIEQGDKAIVCLNGFFSERNIEMIERCGGEVIRIDAEWGKPIDIEEVEKTLRENPDVKVLSMTHGETSTGVLTPLEEVGKFCSQTPTLFVVDAVPTLGGMDVDVDGWNIDICYSGTQKCLSAPPAMAPITFSQKAIDVIKNRKTKIQTLYLDAIELMRHWGKERKYHHTLPIVMIYALREALRIIYEEGLEERFKRHKEISQLLKVHLTEMGFKLFAQEGYRLPMLTSAEIPEGLNEKVIITKLLNEYNIEIGGGFGKLAGKLLRIGLMGYSCSKKNVYYLISALKEIMS
- a CDS encoding D-glycerate dehydrogenase — its product is MKPKVFVTRKLPEKALEMIRAECDMEINPHDRVLTKEELISGISDKDGMLCLLTDEIDEEVIDSGRNLRIIANYAVGYNNIDVSAATKRKIPVTNTPGVLTDTTADMAWALIFAIARRVVEADKFTREGMYKGWGPMMFLGGDIYRKTLGIVGLGRIGKSVAKRAKGFDMRVLYFDAFRADEKVEKELSIKYVSLEELLKESDFVSIHVPLLPSTHHLIGEKELLMMKKTAYLINNSRGPVIDEEALVKALRDKEIAGAALDVFENEPEISPGLADLENVVLTPHISSASIETRTKMAVIAAENLLAGLKGIRPPNIVNPEVLEQ
- the tmk gene encoding dTMP kinase, with the translated sequence MRGLFITLEGIDGSGKDTQAKMLAKYLEKKGYSVLITREPGGTSVGEKIREILLSSEIGKVDSRAEVLLFAASRAQIVSNVIKPALKEGKIVISNRYVDSSYTYQGIAREMGLDWVIAVNEWATRELLPDITFFLNIPEEVGLKRVDRSRNIRDKIEKNGEIFQRKVREGYCKLAKMFPERYRVIDSKRNELLIHEDIRKEVDKFIKNEK